The Pontibacter sp. SGAir0037 DNA segment CCCACCTGGCCTGCTGGGCCCATGCCCGAAGAGAGTTCGAGCGGGCCCTGGAAAATGACAAGGCAAGGGCTGGCAAAGCGCTCACCCTCATCCAGCTCTTGTATGCAGTGGAAAGGAAGGCAAAAGAAGAGGGGCTGGAGGCAGCAGCCATTAAAGAACTACGGCTCTCTGAGTCGCTGCCGGTGCTCAACGAGCTGGGCAAATGGATCTTCGAGGAGATCAAGAGCACGCTGCCCAAGAGCCAGATCGGCAAAGCCATGGCCTACGCCTACGCCCGCTGGGACGCCCTCTCGGCCTACCTCTACGACGGCAGCCTGCACATCGACAACAACGGGGTGGAGAACGCCATCCGGCCGCTGGCCCTGGGACGCAAGAACTACCTGTTCGCCGGCTCACATGATGCTGCAAAGCGGGCCGGTATGATCTACTCCTTCCTGGCCATCTGCAAAAAGCATGAGGTAAACCCCTACCAGTGGCTAAAACACACCCTGCAAAACATCATGTCCATCAACCACAAAAACATCAAAGACCTCTTCCCGCAGAACTTCAAAAACAAAGCAAATATGTAGTTCATAGGGCCGATACGCACAGCCCGTCGAAGGATTTGCGCATGTCACAGTGCCCCCGGTAGAGGTAATAGCGGTGGGAGGACCCCAGGGAGAACATCAGTAAAGCCGGATGAGGCGGGAAAGCGTGTTCAAATCACCCGAAGGCACCTTTATCTTTACACCGTTAGGATAGATCACCTCCAGGTGGGCAGCTGCTGGCCCGGCACTTAGCTGCATGAAACCAGAGACCTGCTGCTTTTCTTTTCGTACTTTGTGGATCCAGTAGATAAACTGTGAAACTTTCAGGCCCTGCTCCTGGCAGAAGGCCCGCTGGCTCTGCCCGCTTTGCTCATAGGCCTCCACTAAGTGGAGCATCTTTTCCTGGTGTGTCATCTCTCTCTTTTTACCAGCAAAACTAAGCCCTGCAACTCAACTACAAAATATGCACTTGGTCGGCCGGATACTTTCATTGACACCTATACTAAAGTGGCACACGCCAAAATCTATGACAGGAAGAATGCTTTGGTAGCAGCTGATATGCTCAATGACAGGGTGCTGCCGTTCTATGAGCAGCATGATGTGAAGCTACTGCGCATTCTCACAGACCGTGGCACGGAGTACTGCGGGGCCAGAGAACATCACCAATACCAACTCTACCTGGCTATCGAAGATATTGATCACAGTAAAACTAAAGCCAGGAGCCCGCAGACCAACGGCATCTGCGAGCGCTTTCACCGCACGATGCAGGATGAGTTCTATGCGATCGCTTTTCGTAAAAAGGTGTATACTACTCTAGAAGAACTGCAGCAAGATCTGGACCTATGGCTCGAATACTACAATAAGGAGCGGACGCATACAGGCAAGTACTGCTTCGGCAGAACACCTTACCAGACACTGCTCGAAACGATCCCGCTGGCTCAGCAGAAGATGCTTGATACCTTAAGGCAAGATCCTGTCAAACATTTTTTTTCGGAACCAGCCCTTACACCCACAGATCAAGGGGTGGTGCAGAAAAAAAATGAACCCGACGACGCGGGCTCATGGAATAATACTTTAAGGCAGATACCTGTCAGCTAAACCACAGCTGTCAGACTATATCTTGACTATTACAACTCATGTAAATAAATGCGTATTGCTTATACTCTGTGCCATTGTTCACCCCAACTAAGATTACCTATTGCGTTTCTCTTCTTCAGCCTTTCATAATCAGCCATATCTTGCTCACAAAGGGTTATTTCTCCTATAACTTTATATGATTGTGCCCTGCCGAAATATGCTATCGCACTTTCTGGATATGCTTCGATAGAATTAGTATAATCTTGAATTGCACCTTCAGTATCCCCTAAAAAACCTTTAGCTACTCCTCTTATATAAAAGCCTTTAGACATGGATCCGCAATAGTCACCACTTAATGCCAAAGATTTCGT contains these protein-coding regions:
- a CDS encoding IS66 family insertion sequence element accessory protein TnpB, with amino-acid sequence MTHQEKMLHLVEAYEQSGQSQRAFCQEQGLKVSQFIYWIHKVRKEKQQVSGFMQLSAGPAAAHLEVIYPNGVKIKVPSGDLNTLSRLIRLY